One genomic window of Solanum dulcamara chromosome 12, daSolDulc1.2, whole genome shotgun sequence includes the following:
- the LOC129875683 gene encoding uncharacterized protein LOC129875683: MSMRDAVQLLTRLAAGQARKHGLGVDYADRHDILRDHDFLTYNPPEFYGSKPVEDSHEFIQQIQHTLRIITAFETESVELASYQLYDIVVNWYESWELSRGESAPPAYGISRRSNSTGYSRADQSSRVSGSQMNRGSRQLRPPLPRSSHCGRPYFGKYHFSIGACFNCGRQGHIMRECTFGGSPGGAAQPTSSVVGSSSSVVICPMR, encoded by the exons ATGTCCATGAGAGACGCAGTTCAGTTACTGACCAGATTAGCGGCAGGGCAGGCTCGCAAGCATGGATTAGGGGTTGACTATGCGGATAGACATGATATTTTAAGGGATCATGACTTCTTGACTTATAATCCCCCAGAGTTCTATGGGTCAAAGCCCGTGGAAGATTCACATGAGTTTATTCAGCAGATACAGCATACGCTGAGGATAATTACAGCTTTTGAAACTGAGTCTGTTGAGTTAGCTTCATATCAGTTGTATGATATAGttgttaattggtatgagtcttgGGAGTTGTCTAGGGGTGAGAGTGCTCCTCCAGCATATGGGATAA GTAGGAGATCCAATAGTACAGGGTATTCAAGAGCCGATCAGAGCTCTAGGGTTTCAGGTTCACAGATGAACAGGGGGTCGCGCCAGTTGAGGCCACCTTTGCCTCGATCTTCTCATTGTGGTAGGCCTTATTTTGggaaatatcatttttctataGGTGCTTGCTTTAAttgcggccgtcaaggccatattatgAGGGAGTGTACATTCGGGGGTAGTCCAGGTGGTGCAGCTCAGCCTACTAGTTCAGTTGTTGGTTCATCTTCTTCTGTGGTTATATGCCCTATGAGGTAA